Proteins from a genomic interval of Osmia bicornis bicornis chromosome 11, iOsmBic2.1, whole genome shotgun sequence:
- the LOC114878932 gene encoding electron transfer flavoprotein subunit beta isoform X1 encodes MARVLVGVKRVIDYAVKIRVKPDKTGVTTDGVKHSMNPFDEIAIEEAVRMKEKKLVQEIIAVSCGPTQAQDTIRTALAMGADKGIHVEISGAEYETLQPIHVSKILAKLAQEEKADLVIVGKQAIDDDCNQTAQMIGGYLDWPTGTFCSKVENNNGELTITREIDGGLEVIKMKMPAVLSTDLRLNEPRYATLPNIMKAKKKPIKKMTPKDLGVDFAARIEILSVEEPPARKGGVILPDIDTLIGKLKEAGHV; translated from the exons ATGGCGCGTGTACTCGTAGGTGTAAAGAGAGTTATCGATTATGCAGTTAAG ATTCGTGTTAAACCAGACAAAACAGGTGTTACAACGGATGGAGTAAAACATTCAATGAATCCATTTGATGAAATTGCAATTGAGGAAGCTGTacgaatgaaagaaaagaaacttgTACAAGAAATAATTGCAGTGTCATGTGGACCAACACAAGCTCAAGATACTATAAGAACCGCACTTGCAATGGGTGCTGATAAAGGAATTCATGTTGAGATATCTGGAGCTGAATATGAGACTTTACAACCTATTcatgtttcaaaaattttagcCAAATTGGCTCAAGAAGAAAAAGCAGATTTAGTAATTGTTGGTAAGCAAGCTATAGATGATGATTGCAATCAAACTGCACAAATGATTGGGGGTTACTTGGATTGGCCAACTGGAACATTTTGTAGTAAA gttgaaaataataatggtGAATTAACTATCACACGTGAAATTGATGGAGGATTGGaagttattaaaatgaaaatgccAGCAGTTTTAAGTACTGATCTTCGTCTTAACGAACCAAGATATGCTACATTACCAAATATTATGAAGGCTAAAAAGAAgccaattaaaaaaatgacaCCAAAAGATCTTGGTGTAGATTTTGCTgcaagaattgaaattttgtcaGTTGAAGAACCACCAGCTAGAAAAGGTGGTGTTATTCTACCAGATATTGATActttaattggaaaattaaaagaagctGGACATGTTTAG
- the LOC114878932 gene encoding electron transfer flavoprotein subunit beta isoform X2 — protein MNPFDEIAIEEAVRMKEKKLVQEIIAVSCGPTQAQDTIRTALAMGADKGIHVEISGAEYETLQPIHVSKILAKLAQEEKADLVIVGKQAIDDDCNQTAQMIGGYLDWPTGTFCSKVENNNGELTITREIDGGLEVIKMKMPAVLSTDLRLNEPRYATLPNIMKAKKKPIKKMTPKDLGVDFAARIEILSVEEPPARKGGVILPDIDTLIGKLKEAGHV, from the exons ATGAATCCATTTGATGAAATTGCAATTGAGGAAGCTGTacgaatgaaagaaaagaaacttgTACAAGAAATAATTGCAGTGTCATGTGGACCAACACAAGCTCAAGATACTATAAGAACCGCACTTGCAATGGGTGCTGATAAAGGAATTCATGTTGAGATATCTGGAGCTGAATATGAGACTTTACAACCTATTcatgtttcaaaaattttagcCAAATTGGCTCAAGAAGAAAAAGCAGATTTAGTAATTGTTGGTAAGCAAGCTATAGATGATGATTGCAATCAAACTGCACAAATGATTGGGGGTTACTTGGATTGGCCAACTGGAACATTTTGTAGTAAA gttgaaaataataatggtGAATTAACTATCACACGTGAAATTGATGGAGGATTGGaagttattaaaatgaaaatgccAGCAGTTTTAAGTACTGATCTTCGTCTTAACGAACCAAGATATGCTACATTACCAAATATTATGAAGGCTAAAAAGAAgccaattaaaaaaatgacaCCAAAAGATCTTGGTGTAGATTTTGCTgcaagaattgaaattttgtcaGTTGAAGAACCACCAGCTAGAAAAGGTGGTGTTATTCTACCAGATATTGATActttaattggaaaattaaaagaagctGGACATGTTTAG